A single genomic interval of Bacteroidota bacterium harbors:
- a CDS encoding SprT-like domain-containing protein, with translation MLSQLERNSSILKKYIPEQAVYPIAQWIVQFDFKLKIKRGRATKYGDYRQPIKSLNHRITINHDLNRYAFLITLVHEIAHLVNWNKYKNAVKPHGPEWKQEFKLLMRPFMSETIFPSDVLHALTRYMQNPAASSCSDAHLMRALKKHDNKPDVILLEQLSINAVFKTSTDRYFIKGEKRRTRFLCRELRTKRDYLFNAMAEVYSAESSISQTGYIK, from the coding sequence ATGTTGTCACAGTTAGAACGCAACTCATCTATTCTAAAAAAATATATTCCTGAACAGGCCGTATACCCCATTGCTCAATGGATCGTACAGTTTGATTTTAAGCTGAAGATCAAACGGGGGCGCGCTACCAAGTATGGCGATTACAGGCAGCCAATTAAAAGTTTAAATCACCGCATCACGATTAATCACGACCTCAACAGGTACGCATTTTTAATAACACTTGTGCACGAAATAGCTCATCTTGTTAATTGGAACAAGTATAAAAATGCAGTAAAGCCACATGGACCCGAATGGAAACAGGAGTTTAAACTACTCATGCGGCCTTTCATGTCAGAAACCATTTTTCCTTCAGATGTATTGCATGCGCTCACACGGTATATGCAAAACCCGGCGGCCTCCAGTTGCTCGGACGCCCATTTAATGCGCGCCCTTAAAAAACATGACAACAAGCCCGATGTGATATTACTTGAACAACTATCTATCAACGCTGTTTTTAAGACCTCTACTGATCGCTATTTTATTAAGGGTGAAAAACGCAGAACCCGCTTTTTATGCAGGGAATTACGCACAAAACGCGACTATTTATTCAATGCGATGGCGGAAGTATATTCAGCAGAAAGCTCAATAAGTCAAACAGGTTATATTAAATAA
- a CDS encoding aminotransferase class I/II-fold pyridoxal phosphate-dependent enzyme, producing the protein MTEKNDFKVSKLAENIVGSEIIKIAAEINAKIKAGEKIYNLTIGDFNSKLFPIPAELKKEIIAAYTNDETNYPVAEGMPDLRQAVSNLLKIRGGLDYKPDQIVIAGGARPVIYALFRTLVDADDTVIFPVPSWNNNHYTYLNGAKAIEVETKLENNFMPTAAELKPHIQKAALIALCSPLNPTGTVFTKEALEEICDMVLAENHRRGNDARPLYIMYDQIYWELTYGETKHYDPVSLRPEMKDYTVYVDGISKSLSATGVRVGWSMGPKKIMDKMKSILTHIGAWAPKAEQVATGKYLSDLKQYENFLHNIRKQLNDRLAGFYKGFQDLKKEGFKVNAVAPQAALYLTVQFALHGQKTENGQILASTKDVTSYILDEAKVALVPFYAFGSADDSSWYRLSVGTCKLEEVEVIIENLRLALKKLKN; encoded by the coding sequence ATGACAGAGAAGAATGACTTTAAAGTATCGAAGTTGGCTGAAAATATTGTCGGCTCTGAGATCATAAAAATTGCCGCGGAGATAAATGCAAAAATAAAAGCCGGTGAAAAAATATATAACCTCACCATTGGTGATTTTAACTCCAAACTATTCCCCATCCCTGCCGAACTTAAAAAAGAGATCATAGCAGCCTATACCAACGATGAAACAAATTATCCGGTGGCTGAGGGGATGCCAGATCTTCGCCAGGCCGTATCAAATCTCCTTAAGATAAGGGGCGGACTTGATTACAAACCTGACCAGATCGTGATTGCCGGTGGAGCCCGTCCGGTTATTTACGCCCTTTTCAGGACTCTTGTTGATGCCGATGATACTGTCATTTTTCCCGTCCCTTCCTGGAACAACAATCATTATACTTATCTGAATGGGGCTAAAGCTATAGAGGTAGAAACAAAACTTGAGAATAATTTTATGCCTACTGCGGCGGAGTTAAAGCCGCATATTCAAAAAGCTGCGCTGATCGCCTTGTGCTCTCCGTTAAATCCTACAGGAACTGTATTTACAAAGGAAGCACTTGAAGAAATATGCGACATGGTGTTGGCTGAGAATCATCGCAGGGGAAATGATGCCAGGCCGCTTTACATAATGTACGATCAGATCTATTGGGAACTCACTTACGGTGAAACAAAGCATTACGATCCTGTTTCATTGCGCCCTGAGATGAAGGATTACACCGTTTATGTTGATGGCATCTCCAAATCACTTTCGGCCACAGGTGTTCGCGTGGGCTGGTCCATGGGTCCTAAAAAGATCATGGACAAAATGAAATCCATTTTGACACACATTGGTGCATGGGCGCCAAAAGCGGAACAGGTTGCAACCGGAAAATACCTTAGTGATCTTAAACAGTACGAAAACTTCCTGCATAATATCCGTAAACAACTTAATGATCGGCTGGCTGGTTTCTATAAAGGATTTCAGGACCTTAAAAAAGAAGGATTTAAAGTGAATGCAGTTGCCCCGCAGGCAGCATTATATTTAACAGTTCAGTTTGCTCTGCACGGACAAAAAACAGAAAATGGACAAATACTTGCCTCAACCAAAGATGTTACCAGCTATATTTTAGATGAAGCAAAAGTTGCACTGGTTCCATTTTACGCGTTCGGATCAGCTGACGATTCGTCCTGGTATCGACTATCAGTTGGCACCTGTAAGTTAGAGGAAGTGGAAGTTATTATTGAAAATTTAAGATTAGCGTTAAAGAAATTGAAAAATTGA
- a CDS encoding ribonuclease P protein component, with protein sequence MTYTFKKAERLGSKTLIEKLFKSGRSFTTDPFRITWLEFSLNTGHPAQIAFAVPKKNFRRAVDRNKLKRRAREAYRKNKSRLYDNLKEQSRSIILMLVYIAKEPVSQAVIDTKINTIIDRLIRERGDGSTVK encoded by the coding sequence ATGACATACACTTTTAAAAAGGCTGAAAGGCTTGGCAGCAAAACGTTAATTGAAAAACTTTTTAAAAGCGGGCGTTCTTTTACAACAGATCCATTTCGTATCACATGGCTTGAATTTTCTTTAAATACGGGGCATCCCGCACAGATCGCATTCGCTGTCCCTAAAAAAAATTTCAGGCGCGCGGTAGACCGGAATAAGTTAAAACGACGGGCACGTGAAGCCTATAGAAAGAATAAGAGCAGGCTGTATGACAATTTGAAAGAGCAAAGCAGATCGATAATACTAATGCTGGTTTATATTGCCAAAGAACCTGTGAGCCAGGCGGTCATTGATACTAAAATAAACACGATTATTGATCGTTTGATCAGAGAGAGAGGAGATGGGAGTACTGTTAAATAA
- a CDS encoding uroporphyrinogen-III synthase, translating to MKVKSILVSQPKPETEKSPYFDLAQKYNIKVDFRPFIHIEGIEAKDFRKDRISILDHTAVILTSRSAADHYFRICQEMRISVPESMKYFCISESTAYYLQKYVQYRKRKIFNGKQTFHDLAEVIKKHREENYLLPCSDIHKDEISDFLDTQNIRYTKAVMFKTVSSNLQDLKNVNYDVLVFFSPSGIKSLFKNFPGFKQNQTRIAAFGPATAKAVEDAHLKLNIYAPTPQAPSMTMALENYIKNPNETIVVPPVQPVHDHPVVSIRAKKVITVEKPLKINKTIKPVKEKKISKGIKLKKVAKKVTPKKLKTSKKAAKPVKSRKAGKSSGSKKAKKRK from the coding sequence ATGAAAGTTAAAAGTATTCTGGTATCCCAACCTAAGCCCGAAACGGAGAAATCGCCCTATTTCGATCTGGCCCAAAAATATAATATCAAGGTTGATTTTCGGCCTTTTATCCACATCGAAGGCATTGAAGCCAAAGACTTTCGCAAGGACCGCATAAGTATTCTTGATCATACTGCGGTTATTTTAACCAGTCGTAGTGCTGCCGACCATTATTTCCGTATTTGCCAGGAAATGCGCATCAGCGTTCCTGAAAGCATGAAGTATTTTTGTATCTCCGAGTCAACGGCTTATTACCTGCAAAAGTATGTGCAATACAGAAAACGTAAAATTTTTAACGGCAAACAAACTTTTCATGACCTGGCAGAAGTGATAAAAAAACATCGCGAAGAAAATTATTTATTACCCTGCTCTGATATTCACAAAGATGAAATATCTGATTTTTTAGATACTCAGAATATCAGGTATACAAAAGCTGTCATGTTCAAAACAGTTTCAAGCAACCTGCAGGATCTGAAAAATGTGAATTATGATGTACTGGTTTTTTTCAGTCCTTCCGGGATCAAATCTTTGTTTAAAAATTTTCCGGGATTCAAACAAAATCAAACCAGGATCGCCGCATTCGGTCCGGCCACGGCCAAGGCTGTTGAAGATGCGCACTTAAAGCTTAACATTTACGCCCCTACTCCCCAGGCCCCATCTATGACCATGGCGCTTGAGAATTACATTAAGAACCCCAACGAGACCATTGTAGTTCCACCGGTACAACCTGTTCATGACCATCCCGTAGTAAGCATAAGGGCTAAAAAGGTCATTACAGTTGAGAAACCTCTGAAGATCAATAAAACCATAAAACCGGTGAAGGAAAAAAAGATCTCAAAAGGTATAAAACTAAAAAAGGTTGCAAAAAAAGTAACCCCGAAGAAACTAAAGACATCTAAAAAGGCGGCAAAGCCTGTAAAATCCAGGAAAGCCGGAAAGTCTTCCGGATCTAAAAAAGCAAAAAAAAGGAAATAA
- a CDS encoding YceI family protein: MRNFIFSLPVLAFATMANAQIYLAKDCEIHFFSAAPMENIEAVNKAAKPILNAATGDVQVKINIRGFQFEKPLMQEHFNENYLESDTYPDAVYKGKINEKVDYTKDGVTKVTVTGRLNMHGVEKDKNIEGTVTVKGQQVMIESKFVIHIADYNIKIPSVVVKNIAEDIEVKVNAALEPFKK; the protein is encoded by the coding sequence ATGCGAAATTTTATTTTCTCTCTCCCGGTTTTGGCTTTTGCAACAATGGCAAATGCTCAAATTTACCTGGCAAAAGATTGTGAAATACACTTCTTTTCAGCGGCCCCGATGGAAAATATTGAAGCCGTTAACAAAGCAGCCAAACCTATTTTAAATGCCGCAACCGGCGACGTACAGGTTAAAATCAACATAAGGGGCTTTCAATTCGAAAAACCTTTAATGCAGGAACATTTTAACGAGAATTACCTTGAAAGTGATACATATCCGGATGCGGTTTACAAAGGAAAAATCAATGAAAAAGTTGATTATACCAAAGACGGCGTCACTAAAGTCACAGTTACGGGCAGGCTGAATATGCATGGGGTGGAAAAGGATAAAAATATAGAGGGCACTGTAACTGTTAAAGGACAACAAGTAATGATCGAATCAAAATTCGTGATTCATATTGCTGACTACAACATTAAAATTCCAAGTGTTGTGGTAAAAAATATTGCGGAAGATATAGAAGTTAAAGTGAATGCCGCACTCGAACCATTTAAAAAATAA
- the yidD gene encoding membrane protein insertion efficiency factor YidD: protein MGVLLNKFLSMVFVGMIRVYQGAISPYLMPSCRYTPTCSQYGVEAIKKYGPFKGGYLTLKRFLSCHPWGGHGHDPVP from the coding sequence ATGGGAGTACTGTTAAATAAATTTTTGAGCATGGTTTTTGTTGGCATGATAAGAGTATATCAGGGTGCCATTTCGCCTTACTTGATGCCGTCCTGCAGGTACACTCCAACCTGCTCACAGTATGGTGTGGAAGCGATAAAAAAATACGGACCTTTTAAAGGCGGGTATTTAACCTTAAAGCGGTTTTTGTCCTGCCATCCCTGGGGTGGACATGGACATGACCCTGTACCTTAA
- a CDS encoding mannose-1-phosphate guanylyltransferase — protein sequence MNNHYCIIMAGGVGSRFWPMSRTNHPKQFIDILGTGKTLLQQTYDRFLRICPKENIFIVTNTDYMSLVTEQLPGILPENILPEPSRKNTAPCIAYASYKIAQKNPKAVTVVAPSDHLILNENAFVEAINSCYKKAAANDCLMTLGITPTRPDTGYGYIQFKDPEIKEQDHHIKKVKTFTEKPDLEMARSLLQSGDFLWNSGIFVWSVKSIISAFENHSPEVAATFAEGRSSYFTNTETDFIKRAYINCKNISIDYAVMEKAANVYVRVSDIGWSDLGTWGSLYEHIKHDNNTNAVVGKQVMLYDTKNCIVNVPKDKLVVLQGLDGYIVVESDTILLICRKEDEQQIRVFVNDVKVSKGDKFV from the coding sequence ATGAATAATCATTATTGTATAATAATGGCGGGTGGCGTGGGGAGCCGGTTTTGGCCAATGAGCCGGACCAATCATCCCAAGCAATTCATCGATATACTGGGAACCGGCAAAACACTCCTGCAGCAGACATACGACAGGTTTCTCCGCATTTGTCCCAAAGAAAATATTTTTATTGTTACAAATACTGATTACATGAGCCTGGTGACCGAACAACTGCCGGGTATATTACCTGAAAATATTTTACCGGAACCGTCCAGGAAAAATACAGCGCCATGCATTGCTTATGCCAGTTATAAAATAGCGCAGAAAAACCCGAAGGCTGTGACCGTAGTAGCGCCGTCCGATCATCTGATCCTGAACGAGAACGCTTTTGTTGAAGCCATTAATTCCTGCTATAAAAAAGCGGCGGCGAATGATTGCCTGATGACATTGGGCATTACCCCTACCCGACCTGATACGGGATATGGATACATACAATTTAAAGATCCGGAAATAAAAGAACAGGACCATCACATTAAAAAAGTTAAAACGTTCACTGAAAAACCAGACCTGGAGATGGCCAGATCGTTGCTTCAAAGCGGCGACTTCTTATGGAACTCCGGCATATTTGTCTGGAGTGTTAAAAGCATTATATCCGCTTTTGAAAACCATTCACCTGAAGTGGCAGCGACATTTGCCGAAGGAAGATCAAGCTACTTCACAAACACTGAAACAGATTTTATTAAACGTGCATATATCAACTGTAAAAATATATCCATTGATTATGCGGTTATGGAAAAAGCGGCGAATGTCTATGTACGTGTTTCAGATATTGGCTGGTCCGATCTCGGCACCTGGGGTTCTCTGTATGAACATATAAAGCACGATAATAACACGAATGCCGTTGTTGGTAAACAAGTGATGTTGTATGATACAAAAAACTGCATTGTGAATGTTCCGAAAGATAAATTAGTGGTATTACAGGGCCTCGATGGATACATTGTGGTTGAATCAGATACCATCCTGCTGATATGCCGAAAGGAAGACGAACAGCAAATACGCGTTTTTGTGAATGATGTTAAAGTAAGTAAGGGAGATAAATTCGTATGA
- a CDS encoding T9SS type A sorting domain-containing protein, whose translation MKKLLLCITLSITAFNLFPQVKQDTGFPPALGIPNINPGLLFFTAKPASDHVLLNWATLNVVDNSYFTLERSADFENFEAIKRVNGSVKSSATLNYETIDYAPLSGVSYYRLRLTDFEGKHTYSDIPSVLFPSLGNMVLLRNPTSGNYILDFKTTKDKEDSYTIEIANALGQEIYKETLTAFAGRYNREIDLVSYGKSAYIISISNSTEKVAKRVVAY comes from the coding sequence ATGAAGAAATTATTACTCTGTATTACTCTTTCAATTACCGCATTCAATCTCTTTCCACAAGTAAAGCAGGATACTGGTTTCCCACCTGCACTGGGTATTCCCAACATTAATCCCGGCTTACTTTTTTTTACAGCCAAGCCGGCATCTGATCATGTACTTCTTAATTGGGCAACCCTGAATGTGGTCGACAATAGCTATTTCACCCTTGAGCGCAGCGCCGACTTCGAAAATTTTGAGGCGATCAAACGGGTGAATGGAAGTGTTAAAAGTTCCGCAACCCTTAACTATGAAACAATTGACTATGCGCCGCTATCAGGTGTTTCCTATTACCGTTTAAGATTAACCGACTTTGAGGGAAAACACACATACTCTGATATTCCAAGTGTTTTATTTCCATCACTCGGCAATATGGTTCTGTTGCGCAATCCTACCAGCGGAAATTATATCCTTGATTTTAAAACTACAAAGGACAAAGAAGATAGTTATACAATTGAAATAGCGAATGCACTGGGCCAGGAAATATATAAAGAAACACTTACTGCTTTTGCAGGTCGCTATAACAGGGAAATTGACCTTGTGAGTTATGGAAAATCAGCTTATATCATATCTATCTCCAACAGTACGGAAAAAGTTGCCAAAAGGGTGGTTGCCTATTAA
- a CDS encoding tetratricopeptide repeat protein → MKKAHMQDSLGNYKEAIKLYTKAAKINTELAAAWLGKGNAKYSLGENKSALEDLAQAIKIKPDYSEAFTKRGVIEAANGNIKAAISDLDKAVGFNEKNVDALVQRGIIKSKMRKNPDAIHDFTAALEVNPNYLDAFIYRGKARHGIGDYQLAMVDFNKAEQIDPKNFNLLKFRGITRFEIQDYKGAMHDFDKAIEINNKDPELYTNRAAAKINSRDSKGAIEDCNKALELDPYNPMIYNFRGTAKSGLKDYKGALEDLDKAIKLKQNYSQAYINRAAVKFASGDKKSSCADLIAADGMGNAMANDLIEKYCNIRVQ, encoded by the coding sequence ATGAAGAAGGCTCACATGCAGGATAGTCTCGGAAACTATAAGGAGGCTATAAAACTTTATACCAAAGCCGCTAAAATAAATACGGAATTAGCGGCGGCATGGTTAGGTAAAGGCAATGCAAAATACAGTCTTGGCGAAAATAAAAGTGCACTTGAAGATCTCGCTCAAGCGATAAAAATAAAACCTGATTATTCCGAAGCCTTTACCAAACGTGGAGTCATAGAAGCTGCCAATGGAAATATTAAAGCCGCTATTTCTGATTTGGATAAAGCAGTTGGGTTCAATGAAAAGAATGTTGATGCCCTGGTTCAGAGAGGCATCATTAAAAGTAAAATGAGAAAAAATCCGGATGCCATCCATGACTTCACCGCAGCACTTGAGGTGAATCCTAATTACCTCGATGCCTTTATTTACAGGGGAAAAGCACGTCACGGAATCGGTGATTATCAACTGGCAATGGTAGATTTTAATAAAGCCGAGCAAATTGATCCGAAAAATTTTAACCTGCTTAAATTCCGCGGCATTACGCGATTTGAGATACAGGATTACAAAGGTGCCATGCACGATTTTGATAAAGCCATTGAGATCAACAATAAGGACCCCGAATTATACACCAACAGAGCTGCTGCCAAAATAAATTCACGCGACAGCAAAGGTGCAATTGAAGATTGCAACAAAGCGCTTGAATTGGACCCCTATAATCCAATGATCTACAATTTTCGGGGAACCGCTAAAAGCGGTTTAAAAGATTACAAAGGTGCCCTTGAGGACCTCGATAAAGCCATTAAGCTGAAACAAAACTATTCACAGGCCTACATAAACCGTGCAGCTGTAAAATTTGCTTCAGGCGACAAAAAAAGTTCCTGTGCCGACCTGATAGCCGCCGATGGGATGGGGAATGCTATGGCAAATGACCTGATCGAAAAATATTGCAATATAAGGGTGCAGTAA
- a CDS encoding DUF4271 domain-containing protein, translating to MLYIISFLPQQVDSLKNRLFDINEETPPAQEKETAATATPDTTSGKKKKKEKKKKESREKTESTSKQEKNPPASQQLTNQQSTSHTFGLKNDSLPSTQQFNNVSVFRGHLLKPDQESDKIHLQNREYWVPSVILFSLLIIVWARNSHSNRFSRIGKAFFNIREFYQVVREEYAMINSLSVAMVTLFILTLSVFIYQINAWYLIFPLTPTPFIFFTKIVTAVVLFLLLKLIAVRLLGIMFFGKAEQVADFVYNIFLMNNISGIALVPIVIFMEYFNTTSKSILIPISYIILISIYLYRILRTFSISSGEGKVSKLYFFAYLCTLEFLPFVVIFKMIMNRL from the coding sequence ATGCTGTATATAATTTCTTTTCTTCCCCAACAAGTAGATTCCCTTAAAAACCGTCTCTTTGATATAAATGAAGAGACACCGCCTGCTCAGGAAAAAGAAACCGCGGCCACAGCAACTCCCGACACAACTTCAGGTAAAAAAAAGAAAAAAGAAAAAAAGAAAAAGGAAAGCAGGGAAAAAACAGAAAGTACATCAAAGCAAGAGAAGAACCCACCTGCAAGTCAACAATTAACAAATCAACAATCCACATCACATACGTTCGGTCTTAAAAATGATTCATTACCATCAACACAACAATTCAACAATGTATCGGTTTTTAGAGGACATTTGCTAAAGCCGGATCAGGAAAGCGATAAGATACATCTTCAAAATCGTGAGTACTGGGTGCCTTCAGTCATACTATTCTCTTTATTAATTATTGTTTGGGCCAGGAATTCTCATAGCAACAGATTTTCGCGTATAGGAAAAGCTTTTTTTAATATACGGGAGTTTTACCAGGTGGTTCGCGAAGAATATGCCATGATCAACAGCTTATCTGTTGCAATGGTTACGCTATTTATTCTTACACTTTCCGTATTTATTTACCAGATCAATGCCTGGTATTTGATTTTTCCATTAACGCCAACTCCTTTTATTTTCTTTACAAAAATAGTAACAGCTGTCGTACTGTTTTTGTTGCTAAAACTAATAGCTGTACGTTTGCTTGGGATCATGTTCTTTGGCAAAGCGGAGCAGGTGGCCGACTTCGTTTATAATATATTTCTAATGAACAATATCAGCGGAATAGCGCTGGTACCCATAGTGATTTTTATGGAATATTTTAATACCACTTCCAAGTCAATACTAATCCCAATAAGCTACATTATATTGATTTCCATATATTTATACCGAATTCTGAGAACATTTAGTATTAGCAGCGGGGAAGGAAAGGTTTCTAAATTGTATTTTTTTGCGTACCTTTGCACCCTTGAGTTTTTGCCCTTTGTTGTGATTTTTAAAATGATCATGAATAGATTATGA
- a CDS encoding S41 family peptidase produces the protein MGTLKNIFKKAKLWLLIIALAGYGIISYSFVDNYFEVSKNLDIFATLFRELNMYYVDETNPGDLMKKGIDQMLESLDPYTNYIPESDIEDYRYMTTGQYGGIGALIRMHGEKIMVAEPYEGYPAQKSDLRAGDVIIEVNGISTKGKKTDEVSKLLKGTPSTPAKIILEREGEKKPIEKTVIREEIKVKSVSYSGMLHENIGYIKLSGFTENAANEVKDALTELKKNPKFKFLVFDLRGNPGGLLKEAVDIVSLFVDKGNDIVSTKGKIKEWDKVHKAVNPPVDTETPMAVLINRGSASASEIVSGALQDLDRAVIIGQKSFGKGLVQQTRPLSYNAQLKVTVAKYYIPSGRCIQALDYTHKNEDGSVDKVPDSLITAFKTVKNGRIVYDGAGIAPDIALEPERYSNIAGSLLSKSHVFDYATKYRIAHPAISKATDLKLTDVEYADFVAFLNDKEYDYTTKSEKLMDDLKKSAEEEKNYEAAKAEYEALKNKLIHSKQEDLKKHKDEIKQLLEEEIASRYYYQKGRLEASLKSDREVSEAINVLNDSAKYKTILTTVEKPKHPFHFEKFKEKEKEKTTGQN, from the coding sequence ATGGGTACGCTAAAAAACATTTTCAAAAAAGCAAAGTTGTGGCTGCTGATAATAGCATTGGCAGGATATGGCATCATTTCATACAGCTTTGTCGACAATTATTTCGAGGTGTCGAAGAACCTTGATATTTTTGCCACCTTATTCCGTGAACTCAATATGTATTATGTTGACGAAACGAATCCCGGGGACCTGATGAAAAAAGGCATTGACCAGATGCTGGAATCCCTTGATCCATACACTAATTACATTCCCGAATCGGACATTGAAGACTACAGATACATGACCACCGGTCAGTATGGGGGCATTGGTGCACTTATACGTATGCATGGTGAAAAAATAATGGTGGCCGAACCATACGAAGGATACCCTGCTCAGAAATCCGACTTGCGTGCAGGTGATGTGATCATTGAAGTGAATGGGATATCAACAAAAGGAAAGAAAACAGATGAAGTAAGCAAATTGCTCAAAGGCACACCCAGCACGCCAGCCAAGATCATCCTTGAACGTGAAGGAGAGAAGAAACCCATTGAGAAAACAGTTATCCGGGAAGAGATCAAAGTAAAAAGCGTTTCCTATTCCGGAATGCTGCACGAAAACATCGGGTACATTAAACTAAGCGGGTTTACTGAAAATGCTGCCAATGAAGTAAAAGACGCGTTGACCGAACTCAAGAAAAATCCCAAATTCAAGTTCCTTGTATTTGACCTGCGCGGAAATCCCGGCGGTTTACTCAAAGAAGCCGTTGATATTGTGAGCCTGTTTGTCGACAAAGGGAACGATATTGTAAGCACAAAAGGAAAAATTAAAGAGTGGGATAAAGTACACAAAGCTGTTAACCCTCCTGTCGACACCGAAACACCCATGGCTGTGTTAATTAACCGCGGATCGGCATCGGCATCCGAAATTGTATCGGGCGCATTGCAGGATCTGGACAGGGCGGTGATCATCGGGCAGAAAAGTTTTGGCAAAGGACTTGTTCAGCAAACCCGCCCGCTGAGCTATAACGCCCAATTAAAAGTTACTGTCGCAAAATATTACATACCCAGCGGACGCTGCATACAAGCGCTTGACTATACTCATAAAAACGAAGATGGCAGCGTTGACAAAGTTCCGGATTCATTGATCACCGCTTTTAAAACAGTTAAGAATGGCCGCATTGTATATGATGGAGCCGGCATTGCACCCGATATCGCTCTTGAGCCTGAAAGATATTCAAATATCGCCGGAAGTTTACTTTCAAAATCACACGTCTTTGATTACGCAACCAAATACCGCATTGCTCATCCGGCTATTTCGAAAGCGACCGATCTTAAATTAACCGATGTTGAATATGCTGATTTTGTTGCATTCTTAAATGATAAGGAATATGATTATACAACCAAAAGCGAAAAGCTAATGGATGATTTAAAGAAAAGCGCTGAAGAAGAAAAAAATTATGAGGCCGCTAAAGCTGAGTATGAAGCGCTGAAAAACAAATTGATCCATAGTAAACAAGAAGACCTGAAAAAACACAAAGACGAGATAAAACAATTACTGGAAGAGGAGATCGCTTCACGTTACTACTATCAAAAAGGCCGTCTGGAAGCTTCTCTTAAAAGTGACCGTGAGGTAAGCGAAGCCATTAACGTATTGAATGATTCTGCAAAATATAAAACAATACTTACTACAGTGGAAAAACCTAAACATCCCTTTCACTTCGAAAAATTTAAAGAAAAAGAGAAAGAGAAAACTACCGGCCAAAATTAA